A genomic segment from Candidatus Thermoplasmatota archaeon encodes:
- a CDS encoding cobalamin-dependent protein (Presence of a B(12) (cobalamin)-binding domain implies dependence on cobalamin itself, in one of its several forms, or in some unusual lineages, dependence on a cobalamin-like analog.), which yields MSDDKQAILNELENSVKNLEQEAAVEAAKKALAAGVNPVDAIEKGLAKGLREVGEKFARKEMFVVELIYAAEIMNGAIKVLEPELKKSKEKRNVLAHVVLGTVAGDIHDIGKNLVRIMFEASGFEVHDLGKDAPTDSFVKTSKEVGASIVGASSLMTTTVGVQKDVVDALRASGDKAHFMVGGAAVTDSWAKEIGGVYASDAMSAVVMAKQFVEKGR from the coding sequence ATGTCCGATGACAAGCAGGCAATACTGAACGAGCTTGAGAACAGTGTGAAGAACCTCGAACAAGAGGCTGCGGTCGAGGCTGCGAAGAAAGCGCTTGCGGCTGGGGTGAATCCCGTGGACGCCATCGAGAAGGGACTGGCCAAAGGCCTCCGTGAGGTGGGTGAGAAGTTTGCCCGCAAGGAGATGTTCGTCGTAGAGCTGATTTACGCCGCAGAGATAATGAACGGTGCAATCAAGGTCCTCGAGCCTGAGCTGAAGAAGAGCAAGGAGAAGAGGAATGTGCTCGCCCACGTCGTCTTGGGCACCGTCGCTGGTGACATCCATGACATAGGCAAGAACCTTGTTAGGATCATGTTCGAGGCCAGTGGGTTTGAGGTCCACGACCTAGGGAAGGACGCACCGACCGACAGTTTCGTCAAGACAAGCAAGGAGGTCGGCGCCAGCATTGTCGGAGCGTCATCGCTAATGACCACGACAGTCGGCGTTCAGAAGGACGTCGTGGATGCGCTTAGGGCCTCCGGAGACAAAGCTCACTTCATGGTCGGCGGAGCTGCCGTGACGGACTCTTGGGCCAAAGAAATCGGAGGCGTATACGCCTCCGACGCGATGTCTGCCGTCGTGATGGCCAAGCAGTTCGTAGAGAAAGGCAGGTGA
- a CDS encoding trimethylamine methyltransferase family protein produces the protein MSNRPMSRGALNIKPLEVLSSEDVDRIHISSLDVLDQMGIKIYSQHALKTLSDAGADVDFKAGVAKIPSHLVREALDKCRRPVRLCARNPKYDFTLDDDHIHLCTDGSGIGVLDSGTGARRESIKKDVEDTARLADYLEYLNIYYPLVTPLDVPKHSHVLHELDAAFSNCEKHITSGTTYLREEAVYAVKMAQAVAGGEDELRRRPVLSAVVCTSSPLVLGLTTDAAMEFARAGVPPIVMTMPLVGASSPVTIAGPIVLGNAQVLALMTVLELDTPGAPVIYSSVPMAMEPLSGLFAAAFPSATMVTLAHIQMSKFYKLPIFVGGWGSCSKVPDEQAAYEKSIMGYSMVMAGADINSGPGLLENYTILSYEQVLIDHEIYTMMLETLKGIDISDETIAMEVTKRVGHEGHFLGQKHTVQHFKELWMPALSDPRPFQAWAKDGSKTVVKTASERVKEILATHRPDPLPRSIQDEFVKIIKEGEGKIPK, from the coding sequence TTGTCCAACAGACCCATGAGCAGAGGGGCATTGAACATCAAACCCCTAGAGGTGTTGTCCTCTGAAGATGTCGATCGAATCCACATCTCATCGCTTGATGTTCTCGACCAGATGGGCATTAAGATCTATAGCCAGCACGCATTAAAGACTCTTTCGGATGCTGGTGCCGACGTGGATTTCAAGGCCGGCGTCGCGAAGATTCCGTCGCATCTTGTCCGTGAAGCATTGGACAAGTGCAGACGGCCGGTGAGGTTGTGTGCCAGAAACCCGAAATACGACTTCACGCTCGACGACGACCACATCCACCTCTGCACAGACGGGAGCGGAATTGGCGTCCTCGACTCGGGGACCGGCGCCAGAAGAGAGTCGATCAAGAAAGATGTCGAGGACACTGCTAGACTGGCAGACTATCTTGAGTATCTCAATATTTACTATCCTCTCGTGACTCCGCTGGACGTGCCCAAGCATTCGCATGTGCTTCACGAACTCGACGCTGCGTTCAGTAACTGCGAGAAGCACATCACTAGCGGTACGACATACTTGCGAGAGGAAGCAGTGTACGCCGTGAAGATGGCACAGGCCGTGGCTGGGGGAGAGGACGAGCTTCGAAGGAGGCCAGTTCTCTCTGCAGTAGTGTGCACATCATCTCCGCTGGTGCTTGGTCTCACGACGGATGCGGCGATGGAGTTTGCGAGAGCCGGAGTGCCTCCAATCGTGATGACTATGCCGCTCGTAGGTGCCAGCTCCCCCGTGACCATCGCGGGCCCGATAGTCCTCGGGAACGCGCAGGTCCTAGCTCTGATGACGGTACTGGAGCTCGACACTCCTGGCGCTCCGGTGATATACTCGTCGGTGCCGATGGCGATGGAGCCTCTGAGCGGGCTCTTCGCAGCCGCGTTCCCCTCCGCGACAATGGTCACGCTCGCGCATATTCAGATGTCGAAGTTCTACAAACTCCCGATATTTGTGGGCGGTTGGGGGTCGTGCTCTAAGGTGCCCGACGAGCAGGCTGCGTATGAGAAATCGATAATGGGCTACAGCATGGTAATGGCCGGTGCGGACATCAATTCCGGACCTGGTCTGCTGGAGAACTATACGATTCTCTCCTATGAACAGGTATTGATCGATCACGAGATCTACACGATGATGCTGGAGACCCTGAAAGGCATCGACATCTCCGATGAGACCATCGCGATGGAAGTCACGAAGAGAGTCGGCCACGAAGGCCACTTCCTCGGGCAGAAGCACACTGTCCAGCACTTCAAGGAACTCTGGATGCCGGCCCTGAGCGACCCTAGGCCTTTCCAGGCATGGGCCAAGGATGGCTCGAAGACGGTGGTCAAGACCGCCTCCGAGAGGGTCAAAGAGATACTCGCGACTCACAGGCCCGATCCGCTACCCCGATCAATCCAGGATGAGTTCGTCAAGATCATCAAGGAGGGCGAGGGGAAGATCCCGAAGTGA